The Arthrobacter sp. NicSoilC5 genome has a window encoding:
- a CDS encoding alpha/beta hydrolase: MSRSEKVSFAGSTGELLSGIIDVPEGPVKGWGVFSHGFTLGKDSPSAARMCKALADSGIGMLRFDNVGLGGSAGEWSAGSFSHKVADTVKAAEFMRSEGKEISLLVGHSFGGAAVLAAAREIPELDAVATVGAPFSPKHVAHVFDAALDRILSEGSAEVDLGGKRVEIRRHFVEDLENADLTDCIRQLHKPLMVLHSPTDNTVGIENASTIFQTARHPRNFVSLEGSDHLLTGKGQAARAARIIAAWADQYLDATPA; encoded by the coding sequence ATGTCCCGCTCCGAAAAAGTGTCCTTCGCCGGCTCCACCGGAGAGCTGCTCTCCGGCATCATCGATGTTCCCGAGGGCCCCGTCAAAGGCTGGGGCGTCTTTTCGCACGGCTTCACGCTGGGCAAGGACAGCCCCTCCGCGGCACGGATGTGCAAAGCCCTGGCTGACAGCGGCATCGGCATGCTGCGTTTCGACAACGTGGGCCTGGGCGGCTCCGCCGGGGAATGGTCTGCCGGATCCTTCAGCCACAAGGTTGCGGACACGGTGAAGGCGGCGGAATTCATGCGCAGCGAGGGGAAGGAAATCTCGCTGCTGGTGGGCCATTCGTTCGGCGGCGCTGCGGTCCTCGCCGCTGCCCGGGAAATTCCCGAACTGGACGCCGTTGCCACCGTGGGAGCGCCCTTCTCCCCCAAACACGTGGCCCATGTGTTCGATGCCGCACTGGACCGGATCCTGAGTGAGGGCAGCGCCGAGGTGGACCTGGGCGGCAAACGCGTGGAAATCCGCCGGCATTTCGTGGAGGACCTGGAGAACGCGGACCTCACGGACTGCATCAGGCAGCTGCACAAGCCGCTGATGGTGCTCCACTCCCCTACCGACAACACCGTGGGGATTGAGAATGCCAGCACCATCTTCCAGACCGCACGGCACCCGCGGAACTTCGTCTCGCTCGAGGGAAGCGACCACCTCCTGACCGGCAAGGGGCAGGCCGCACGGGCCGCGCGGATTATCGCTGCCTGGGCTGACCAGTACCTGGACGCAACCCCCGCCTGA